Within Candidatus Cloacimonadota bacterium, the genomic segment TCTCGAATTTGTGCAACAGCAGTTTCCGCTTGCGGGTGGGATCGGGAATGAAGTGGGAGGATTTTTCAAAGGGAGAAATATGGAGGTTGAGCAGCCAGCATTCCCCATCAAAAATTCGGGCGTAACTATCTTTGAAATTAACCTTTCCGGCGCGGATAGATTTGATTTCGCTGCCTTCGAGGGCAATTCCAGCTTCAAATTTCTGGATTACAAAATAGTCGTGCAGAGCACGGCGGTTTTTTATCAACATTGTTAGCTCAATTCCTTGAGGATGTGGGACTTCCAGTCTTGGGCGGCAGCGATGATATCGTCTTCATTCACTCTGGTGAGAGCTTGATTTTCCAAAACCACTTCGCCGTTTATCACCACATCCCGCACGTGCTTTGAACCGAGGCTGTAAATCACGTGGGAATATGGATTATAAACGGGTTGGCACTCCAAAGCGTTCAAATCCAGCACGC encodes:
- the smpB gene encoding SsrA-binding protein SmpB, giving the protein MLIKNRRALHDYFVIQKFEAGIALEGSEIKSIRAGKVNFKDSYARIFDGECWLLNLHISPFEKSSHFIPDPTRKRKLLLHKFEIRRLRVKTEEQGMTIVPLEIFINEKGLCKVTIALAKGKKTYDKRDALHKKDMERDREREDR